TGGATTTTCAACTGGTGCTGGCAATGGCATCGCAGGTGCACTTATGCAGAGATAATGCTTCCTCCTGGTATgtgaaagttttattttattgactAGAAAAGGCTCAAAAAAGTAGACCTAAAAAAGAAAGTATTCTGAACAGGAATCATGCACATTGTATTGACTATCAACAAGGTTGTAATGTAAGTCTGCCATATATTTCATGTGATAGCTTTGATTCAAACTGCATAAGTTGCAGCGTAACAAACTATTAAAAATTGAACTTACGGTAGAATTAATTTATCTGGTGGTGTTACAGATTGAAATGGTTTGTATGTTCCTGGTCCAGGAACTTTAGAAATATGTTCATTCAAATTTCGTTGTGTTGTTGATCTGAAGCATGAAACTGGAGCTTTTGTTCCTGGTTTTAATATGGTGTCTTGTACATTGTAGTGACCTGTGGCATTGgaaattcaaataataatgaGTTACTACCTGTATAAAGTGTTAAGAATAGCAGAACTTGTTAGAATTAACATGCAGGGCATCAAAAAAGATAacaatattttgcttttttggtagtgattttcaatgttttagagTTAATGTTAGCCATGTTCCAAACTGggaaaacttttcttcaaatttcATCTAATTTATTGTAGAATCTAAAGTTTACATACTCGGTGAAGGTATCCTGGTGTTTCCTGTTTGTATTGATTGACGCTTTGTTCTTGATTTAAAAGCAGCCTCAGCTGCTATTGCTGTGTTTTTCGCAGATGAATAGTCCTTaatctgaaaatttattttcaattaattccAGAGTCTGCTCGTTAGCATTTGTGTGCAGTAAGACTTGTCTTCACTTATGCCCGTACATGCAATTTGATGCACCAGTGCAAAAGCATATCAAATTGATCAGTATTCGGCTCTGCAGGAACCCAATTGGTATGGATATGTAAATGTATATCATATTTTATACTATATAACTTTTATCGGGGGATCTTGCTTTTTGTACTTCTGAAGGAACATTTAGGCCAAAtaacgaaaaaatataaatctggGAATTTTTTTCGTACTTGcacgtttttaatattttaaattgcagGTCATTACAACtaaaattgactaaatttgatattcatcattttgtgttgtttttattaGTGTTATAAAACATGATCAAAAACTGCTAACTTGATTGCAGATCCCATGTGTGATTGGAGTTAAGGATTGTTGGTTGTTGccatttaaaatatgaaaataataataacactaCCGTATAGACATTTGGTGCCGGTGCATCACTTCTGCTTATTAACATATTATCCTTTTTTATTGCTATTGGCAAGTGGAAAGAACTTGAATTGGCTTTGTTGAAATCTTTTCTGGAAAGCAAGTATGATGGAACTTCATAAGAACCTGCACCTGGTGTGGCATCCATGTGCTGGAGTGTCCGATGCCTTGtctgcaaataatattttggttttgaaagtttttttttttgagatacTGTTGCTTTGAAATCGGATTATACTTCATTACTAGGGATCATttgaataaattctatttttaacCCTTCACCCTGTGATACATAATCATGTTTCTGGTTTTAGAGTGATTGTGGGATCACTGGAGATATTTGGATGTATTTTGGGTAATGTTTGGACAAATTCATTTCATTCGGTTTTGTTGAAATTTCAGTTTTAAAAACTGAGGATGCCAACTTGGCAGCGTTAGTTTAAGGGTGATGTCTAACGAATTAAGTTTTAAGAAAGTTTAGTGTGACCCAACTGTGGCACGTTCAACATACCTTGGATGCAAATGTTCCAGTTCCTTTTTTTGAGAAAgatgttgaaaatttttcaattgcatCATGTCTGCATTGATAATTACCAGGGCCTGGGGCGTCTGTCTGGAATAAGGGGAAAAAATGAATACGTCATCATGAAATATTGCTATTTACATACAGTATCATTCATGTTTGAAACTCACCACATAATAATCTGAGCTGAATCTTTTTGCTCTTGAATTGAACCCCTTCTTATCTGAGTTGTCAGTCACGATAGTTTGGTATTTACTCGGAATTGAAGCTGATGCTGCTGCAATTCCATGACctggaaaaatttgaattctaaaaaaaaatatcacaaacaaATGATATTGAAGATTGGATAGACCTGATTCGAAGAAGGCTTTGGAAAATTGCCAGCACTAAAACAGGGAAGGTGATAAAGTCACCTGTTGCTGTCATTTTCTTATGTGTATTCAATTGTTGTCCATTTGTAATGGTTATATTATTAAAGATTTAGTGTTTAGAACATCGTAGAGAACCTAGTGAAGGGTTATAGGCCTATACTCAGTCGAGAGATGTGGCTGTTCAAGGTAGctcctgttgttgaaataaaattgtcatttatattatattgcTATAAACATACTTGTCATTTTACACAGGCATATTTCGAATTATTTCTCCATATTTTAATGTAGTTCATCTACTCTATCTTAAAACAGACAAAAATTTCTATATGTGGACGTGTTGTAAACATAACGTCAATACATTTTCACGAGTTCCGGGCGTTCTGGCTGTTATGATTTTTTCAGCGCATCACTGCATAGCCTATACAGTACCAATTCGTGATATCTTGTTACCACATTTGGTATGGAGACATCGAGTTCAGCATCTTGCTGTAGTGCACGGGTTCTCAGCCTTTTTCCTGTTAAGTACCCCATGTCCTGAAATAATTAACCCAAACCCCCAGTGATCAGACACCAAACAGAGTTGTAATATATTGTATACTAACAAATCGATAAATTCTTGCAATGTTTGTGacacattgtttttttttgagaGTTCACAGTCTGGCTATGTGGATTTCACTTTGTTGCGTCACTACTTGGCAAGATTAGGGAAAATCTAGACAGAGTTTCAATCAGCACCATACATATTCCTTCGGTAGTTATCTACTGtggtaaaatatatcaaaaaagcaGCACATCGAAACTCAACTGCCATCAAGTACCCCTGGAATTCTTCTCGTGGACCCCAGGCGGAGAAACCCTGCTGTAGTGGGACCATCAAGTTAATTATGCGCAGATACTGAGATAATCGTTTATGTGAAAAAATTTATTGCCGTTATCAAACCTTTATGAAGCTTCCCCGATATATGAGAATGAATTCGTCTTGCAGATTCAATGGTAGGTTGAATGCTGTCACTTGCCATGTCGTCAAGAACCTTCCATTCACTAAACAACGCTCTAAACCGGTTAGGAAAATGTTATCATTCGCCGATTCTTGCTAGGTAGAAGCGTAATTGTTGGCATAGCAACTAGAAAATCCGCACATTTGCGCCATCTTCCGCATTTAGGTTTGGTCCCATCGCCCAAAATTTACAGACTTTAGAAACAAAGTACCTGGCACATAATCTCCTCTCAGGCCACTTTCCCCGAGGTCATTTTGCATAGGCCATTTTCGAAGTTATATTTCCATCAACCATCGGGCACTAAAACGTCACTCACAGGCCACAGCTTTAAAAGCCTGTGATCTATTCGGCTCTATAACTTTAAACCactttttcaataatattttaccTAATAATATTCTACCTAATGCCCATTATTCGTAAAAAACAAACTTCAACTTGAAAGttttgtgtctagtagagggttTAGAACTAATTGATTTTAATTGtaacgttttcttgtgttattttctaaCAAAACAATACCACGACCATTTTTATATATACCTAAAATCGTTACTTATAAATTCAACTATTACTGCAAAGAGACTTCCTAATACAACGAATGTCATTTTTCCAATGATAATACGGGAAGCACGTCGTAAACAAGTCAAGGTGCGGCGTTATAATTACAACTTCACGATTAGTTTTACGTTCTattcttgtttacaatttttcatCCCCCGGGATGAAATGGAAATCTTATATTATCTTATACGCCCATGCCGGTTATGCTAATTTGTCTCAAAAACATTATTTGAATAGAAATATAACAGAAACAGATATTTTTCCTTTTCACGGTGCCAACATGACCATTCCATTGGTAAGAAAAACGACGTGAGCGAATCGTCCGTGTATTGCTTTCCGCCCCACTTCCTTCCCGTGGAGCAGAAAATAATATTGCTCTACGAAATCAGCAAAAAGACTAGAAAACATAAAAAAAGTTGTACCAGAAACTCAAAACTATCAAACTTGCACCAGTTGGTACTTGTCACACGTTTCCAGCTCTTGTCTACTCTGTAAATAAAATCAGCAGCAGCATTGATGCGCCCCTGTTTATGTGTCAATttcatgaattgaaagattGAATGATTCTTCAACCAAAAACGGTTTGAAACAAagacaaaaatataaatgtatgtattttttaaatttccaggTTATGTGTgtactttttatataaatcttttTGTCATCAAATTTGTCGTTACAGAACAAATATGATAACACATAGAGAGAAGGATAACGTATCAATGCAGCAAAAAGTGAAGGAATTACCAGGTAATATGACCAAAACTTGCAAGGAATTCGAAACGGTTGCTCACCTGACAAATAGGATAtatcggcggtgtggcgcatcgtgctaagcgttaggaatacgctcgcatctctgatcacccttcgtaggatcgcaggttcgaatcccatgcgggaatgatcatgtgcgagaggattgctggactcctcgccgccgtagggtggttcacgtaacagctggtcggttacggcttcatccaccatcaagtccatgcttccgagaACAAAAtagctggctaactaatcccatacccgacctggactggtaatcggacgagaggccgtggttcgccatatgattgagccgtcttatcggttttcctttcccctccgggataaatatgtgaatcctatcctatatgaCACATTAACGAAAAACTCCAAAATCAGTGTCTTTTGAGATTAGTATGAAGTTCCACATAATTGAAACAGAGTTGTTTAGAGCTTATTGCAATAGAgttgttattttcatttttattcatcgTATCAACGCTTTTGaacaatttattacatttagAACTTTAGTTGATGGTTGTTGTGGACATAGCCGCTAAATTGGTGCGCTATTTAGAGAACTGGTTGTGCGCGAGTCTGTCAAGGACAGTTGAACGTCGTGGCTCAGTAAATAATATGACTCATCATTTACATCAAAAATTAAAAGCTCAATTTCTTCGATATAGCACGGGCGTACATTTTTCACGCTCTCTCACTCACGATTACCACTGTGCCCGCCTTCGTGAAGGAAGTTGTGGACAAGCATTGATGCGTAACTCTGTCGGCTTTCTGCGATGGGAGTGTTCCGGTTCTTGTTTGTCCAATCGCTCTCAGGCTGGCAGACGTGTACCGTACCGATGCAGTTTCGATTTTTGTCTTAGTGCTTTGGCTGTTGGGCGAGGGCGGCACGCGAATGGCTGTATTAAATAGAAATACTCATCGCCGTAAATTCACAATGTCTCACAATCAGAACCGCTGTTCTCCACCGTGGTTGGCAAAAATTAACCTTTTCCTGTTTATGATGCCAGCATGCCTGATCATTTGCttgtcaatttttaaatttatactcCTATATTCAATAATGCTGTCCCACAGTAAGTGCGCCAAATACTTAAATAAGTTGGATATATCTCAAACCTATAATCATCGAACGAAGGTCATGCTAAAGTCAGAAAGTCAAATATAATTAGCTGTCATGAATCTCTGTATGAGGTAGTTGCCATTTTCATCGCAATGTGATTTATCGTATGGACTGAAAGTATGCTATAATGACTGCAAAATAACTTTTGATGGAAATGAAAAAGATATAGTCTGTTTTTGTTGGAGGAGAACAGAGAATATGatttgtaatttaatgcagtaaTGCCCTATCTGTGAATATATCTACACATTTCATATCAACCGAAAAGTGCATGTTTACCTttgaaaatatcatatattattGGTGACAtggaatgaataaataaaatatatgaaacattCTTTCAAGCGAAATTAGCGACATTATTGAATGAATCAAAGTATTGTGTGACAACCTCTTTCGAAGACTTAGAAATTGTTATGTAAATACCTAATTTCCGAATTTACTTTGTCAGCTATTCAATACCTAGCATAcacatatttcagtatttgcaaTTGCAACATAGCACTCCCTGTTGAAATCGATAATAGTGCGCATACATAGTGCAGTAGTGTGTTgtatattttacttattttgtCTCTTTCATTTTCTCCTATCATAAATACCCATTTACCAAACAATGGTGGAAATTGGAACAGTACGTAACTATTGCATcagaaaattggaatataaacataatatatcAGTATGTCAAAATTTTTCTGTTACTGTTAATATCAGAATATGGAATTCCTAAACATTcaaatggtaatattattgagAAAGCCGATCCCTGATATACTGCAATCACTAATTAACTATCACGAGGGTGGTATAACACAATTGTGCCGATTTAATAATTGTATTACTAGGATTCAGTATTGTTTTGTAAAACCCTCAAAATCATGGAAAACAGTATAATGGCCTGTACTTCTTGTTTTATTTAACTGTGAATGGCAAAACCAAAGCGCTTTAAATGATAATCTCTCTGGTGGAAATATCTTATATTAATCCTGATATCGGGGATTCTGccatattgaatataattatttaaatggAACTAAATTATGAATGCAGGATTGGGAATTGGGATATATTTGAATAACATAACTGATCGGTTTAGAAGAAAATTGTCAAAATCTATTTTCtgataaataaatcaaaaatctataaatcaaaacattttctgcatttttgtttaaatttagtttcaagCATGTGGCAATATGGGAGATTTCAGTATGGCACAGTTTTCTGATTTTGAGATGTTCAGACATTTTTCACGAAAACAAGGGCATCCTGATGCATCGGTAGATCGTgtcatgcttgtctcaataaaaatttaaatcaattacGACGTGTGTCGGCCATCACATGACCAAATTTCTCCACACTGCcgttttttgttaaaaaactcTTGGATGCTACGGTTTTTCTTTTAGGTAAATAGGATTATTCGTGACATGTTTAGAATAcgcttttttttagtttattgcgcAGCTGCTGGTTCGCCGTTATGGAAGCCTAGACAGTCTCGTGTAGGAGGAGTttgcactcactgttataaatgatatattttaatgTGGGTGCTATTCTTGGAATCAGAACTGTGCCATACTGGATTTAGTGTTTTACTATTAAAAATGGTACCTTGTAATGACTTCATTATAGGGGATGAATGACGAAAAACCAACTGTTATGTTTCTCGATAATCCAGCCAGTTCGTAGTAGACCAACCTCAATTTATCTAACATTGAGTGAACTGGAATATCTGTTTCAATATACCTCTGCAGCTACTGGCAACAATGCCGTTACAACttttgtgacataacaatataataaagCTTTTCATTCCTATCAACTTTCGCTGAATCTATTTCAGTTCTCTTTGCTCATGTTACATGATAGTGACTGCAGTAAGATTGCAAGCCAGCAAAAAAATAGGATTCTCTCTGAGTGGAATTCCATCTCAAACTTATTTAAAACCATGAATGAATTTGTCGTAGCACTGTTATCTCTTTTTGGTTCTTTATATGCACACAAGTCCATGTTTTTTAGCCATGAATTTCAGTACCAGAAATCGCTTCAGTCCTGCATGTGTAAAGTTCAAAACAAGCCAGAATTATAAATCTTGCGGAAAAGATGCCACAGCAATGTAGATGTAGATTGATTAAATCTGTTACCCGCATGCTTTTTCCCATGCTATAAATATAATGTAAGACCCACTGAGTAAAAATGGTTTGCCATTCCTGCTATGGGGCTGACTGTCAAAAGTTTATTATGGAAGTGATTTGATGAAGGCATTTGAAAAGTAGTTACCAAGTGTATGATTActcatttattttgataaatttgtattataaatAATGACTTTATAGTTAATTTTCAGTTTAAAGTAAAGTTCAGATGTGGAAGCTCACAAAAAGTCTATAAAAGTTATTTTGTGAAACAGTACCGGTAATTTTAATatgattattaaaatattcttttgtcTGAAATATACAGGTTTGTGTATTTATAATAGGCATATTATAGGTTTATTACTTCCCAAAGAAGTGTTCTACATCGGTGTTTCAGTCTtgtgacaaaaagaaaaatggTGAGTAAGGGTTACGAAGATGATTTATCCAGTTTGCCATCAGGCATCAACTTTCTTCTCTGCAAATGGAACAATAATTGATACAATGGTTCTACAACCTTTTTGTGGTCTAGTATTTGAGGGGTCAGATTATCTATCTGaaataataacatttatttatttgtctatctatttatttatgtatctgaaatatttatattcaatacaataatgacgtcaaaattttttttttttgtacattaACGATTACTCAGAGTAATCGATGACAAATTATTGAAAACGCCATAAAACTCCCAAGATAGTTAAATGATATATTGTCCAGGCCACATGCCAAATTTCACCCTGTAAATAATAAAAGTTGTTAATAACGATTTATACGTTTTTACACAGCCAATTTAAAAACTAGTGTATATACCTAGTCCgctaataacaaaatttgtgtCTACGTTTTTGTCAGATTTGTAtttctaattattattattttatggtTTTCTCAGATGTCATGAAGTAGAATTGGAGTATTTAATAGTGAGCCTACATCCATGTGTCAATAATCTTCTTATTTTACAGACGGAGCAGCAGTTGGACTGTGCGCTCGATTTGATGAGAAGGTTACCTCCTCAACAGGTTGAGAAAAATTTGTCAGACCTCATTGACCTTGTTCCAGAGTTATGTGAAGACCTCCTGTCCTCCGTTGATCAACCGCTCAAAATAGCTCGAGATAAGCACAGTGGAAAGGATTATCTTCTTTGTGATTATAATCGTGATGGTGATTCTTACAGGTTAGTTGTATGGACCTTTCATCACACGTTGTAATCAGTTTAATAAGATCCTTTAAAACTTCTTTAAATCTTGCCTCTGGTGTCGTCTTTGCTTTTGTGAGTTAGATTATTGTCATTCAAATACATGTTTATTATAACAGAGATTCTATTTTGAATACAACTTTGTCACTATTATTGTTTCACTTTTTGTCATCTTTTCTCTGAATCAAACATTAAACCATCTTTCATTTGAGCttagttatatatattgcataaAGTTAAATCCTATTGCTAATGCTCAGAAGAATCTGAATATTTGGGAGCATTGAAAATTAGAGATATTTGTTATAGTGAATTATTACGTATGAGCTTTTTTCTCTGTTGACATTACtcaaattagaatttatttgataatacaaatataaaatttattttcaatttgaaatgtatttgaTTTAGACTAGTGGGCGATTTGGGCCATAGTCGATTCCTATTAGTTTTTACATTCCTAATcatcataatatttttattattgttttttatatCTTTAATAATATTGTTGTGTCTTTGATAATAAGGAAAACAAATAGTCTGTTTTTTTCTCCGGCTAATATGGATATCCATAAACAGAGAAAGATGGCATGTTTATCGCCTTCCACCATATAATTAATGGCTTAGGGATGGATCATCATTATGAATATGACAATCCTATTTTAAGTAGATCGAGAACTATATTTATCCTATTATGTCACTGCTAATTTTATTGCAGGTCGCCATGGAGTAACAAATATGATCCACCCATAGAAGATGGTGCTGAACCTTCAGATAGATTACGCAAATTAGAAGTTGAAGCCAATTCTGCATTTGATTCCTATAGGGAAATGTAAGTATAAATACAGGGCTGGCCGGACAGTGGAGGATATTCTTTGATTCAATTTAAATCTTCCATGATTGCATGGCAGCAATAAATATTACTGCTTATATTGCTGAAGCTTTGAATCGACTCAAATTAAAGAACTCTATATTATTCCCATAAGCGATTAGGTATTTGGCACCAATATTATTGCTCATATTGTTGAAGCTTTGAGTCGACTCAAATTGAAGAATTCTACAGTAAATACCtcattaatttattaaatatttcataacttAGTTTGTGTGCGCTGGCCtggtattttttaaatacctGATGCTTATGaatctatattttatatgaatcgTGTTATTGATGTCATCGATTTTAATATTCGAACCAGGGatgttgtccaaaacgaatcgaatattcaaacacattcgaaatttattatattcgatatagcgaattttcaaatttaggaATGAATTAGAACAAATCAAAACATACAATATGTCAACTGGCAGGAAACAACACAGAGAAACCAATGCTCTTTATGTTTGTGCCAGATGTGATCAACATGAAGATATagtgatttatgtaattttttacgTGAACTCGCCCCcaattcagaatgtattcgatattctatattcgaatatattttctCAGTATGTATTCAAAAATGTGAATTCGAAAATTCAATtttggccattttttttttacgttCATAGGTATTATGAAGGTGGTGTATCATCTGTGTACCTCTGGGATCTTGATCATGGTTTTGCTGGTGCAGTCCTTATTAAGAAGGCTGGTGATAACACGAAGAAAGTCAAAGGCTGCTGGGACTCATTACACATTGTGGAAGTTCTTGTAAGCATGTTTTAagatattctttttttttgattACTTTAGAGATAATGTTAGAGTAACTACTCAAAAAATAATGTTAGTAACTATTCCAGAGTAAGTTTTTGTAAGCATGTtctaagatatatatatttttttattatatgagAAATAATGTTATAGTACGGTAACTATTCCAGAAATATTGTTAGAGAATCGTACATTTGGCTGAATTAGGACTTCACTTACAGAAAATTCATTGAAATGGTTGGTATATTGTTTATATCAGTCTTATCAGATGTATTCGTTTTGTTATATGAGGCTCTTACATAAATACAGCCACACAGGTACTTATTTGAATTTGGATATTCTCAAACCCTGTTACTTATTAAACTCTGGTTTGCTAGATTATCGTCGTATGAGTGTGTTTCTGTTTATGTGATGGATGTTATTAAcagaatttaatttatttcaaacctGAAAATATTGATGTGTGAGAAGTTGTTGGGtaacaatttgatatttgaaaGAATTGGTTGAAGACAGCTCTTATCTTCTTTTGCAAGTGAATCATGTGTTATGCCCATTGTGTTTGGAATGGACTTTACCATTTATCATGGTTGTTGAATGGATTAGATACATTTTGTACTTTAGTTCGAACCTTTGGGAACCCAAGCTCAGCGGTCACATCGCTGGTCACAgcgatttttataaaaatcctGATTTGGAATAATATTACTAGGATATTGAAGTATCATATTAACTAACTGTTAGGTAGACTGTCCAAGATAACATAAGTTTTAGACACGGTTGGTTTGTTGTATTGGATTAGGTTTAGATCTGTgtaagaaaatattcaaaattgaggTTATACACAGTTTACACATGACATCTAAAATCTAATTCCAATCCAACAAACCAACTGCGTCTAAAACTCTTAGATTTATACTACAATCTTGTGcagtttgaatattcaaaattgagaGCAGGAAAAATTTTAGTTTATGTGTGATATGTATATCTTTCTCATTCCTGTTCTTCCCATAAATAAATCTGCTGATTTATTTATGGGAAGGATTTTTCTGACCACACATACTGCCATTTTTATCATTTCCATTGATCTACTATTGTGCCATTTGGGAGAAATATTCATCCTTTTAATTGTACATATATGATAGGCTAatcattattaaatattcagttAATTTTGAATGTGTTATGCCACTTAATACCTCATCATATTTATGTTATAGTGGTTTCATAATCAATATAAACCTTTCTTTTCTCATGGTCAGGTTACTTCCGTGAATTGTCACCTGCTTTGAAATGCTTTTGTAAAGAAGAGCTTGTGAAACATTCCTATAGTGACCTTTGTTTTGCTATATTACTCATTTTCTTGAAACAACATAATTGTTGAATTTTGAATACAGATGTTTGAGAAATCTCGAGACTCTAGTATAGTTTCTAGCCTTCAGTATAGTTTATTCCAGCTTTATAATTCTGTATTAAATGATTTCAACCAGTCTTGAGTTCATCAATTTAGGCATTTTTTCTGTGCTGTAATCATACTCTATCCGTACACTTTATTGGTAGAATCTTGACCATGGGAAAATTCCATCAAATTTgcacatttttcaaaattgcattttacaCATTGTACATGACCATAAAAGTCAATCATGTCTGCTCTCTTCAGGTATTGATATAAATAGTCTGCTATACCATGACTGCACACCTTACAGTTAATTTATacaattaagaaatttatcaTTGATTTATAGAAAGTTATACCATATCAGATGGTATGATACATATATAGACTAtacaaatttgatttatttgtgttaatGTTAAATGAGTCAACTTATGTTGAATAGGTAGGAAGTGATTGTAAATATCATTCAACATATGATTGCGATTAGTATTCTACACAACAATAtagaacagttttttttttctaatcacACCTGTGTTATTCAATTGGTATGACTATTACGGTACATTAATATCATATTGGGGCATGATAACCCATTGTGAAATTTCAATATGCCTCTCTGTACGTTTGGATATTATGGGCTTTTGGTTTTCAGTAATTCAATCATAGtgaaatcaacattttttttaggTATTTGTATTTGACCCAATTAATTAAGCAGTTATAATATTTACTATATCATTTCATATTATTCAAAGCTGAGACATATTATGTAAATGCAAACATGCGTTCTGTGATACAATGCTAATTGTAAATGTACCACCAGAAACATTTTTCACTCTTGGAATATCCCTGACTGAATATCTCGGGAGTTCtcactttttttttgaatatttgaatatattatccATTCTGCTACAGGATCTTGAGATATGAATGAGTGAGTTCAATAAGAGAAAGCTAAATTATACTCTGATTATCAGAATCTtcaaacaatgattttaaatattaatgaagaaaacttattattattttagaaaACTTTTATGTGATTTTGGCATTTACCGTAGACCAATTGGGTATGAAATAATTGTAGGCTACTCTTATTTGGTTGTCAATTTTTCTTATGCGATCATTCGATAACTTATGATAACAACCTGGTCAGTTAGATTCGCTGAATACTAGGATATCTGCCAATCTCATATTTAGATATTTTAACtacttattttaattaaacttaCCATAGTTTTAAACAAACCTGAGAAATTGTGTATTGTCGAATACGGTGTGTATGTGTCTgatagggcgctccagaagtgtgtataccaacatggaggtaactaattttgttcgccttcttcacatcaagttgtgtgaagggacagaaacctattggtatattcactttgggctaactcgtaatagaactaaaataagaaaaatcagaataaaatcatggcttcaccctaaactggtacaaacactatgggagtacctcTGCTTGCTGCCTGCGAAGCAGAGTACAATTGTATTTGGAAA
The sequence above is a segment of the Styela clava chromosome 7, kaStyClav1.hap1.2, whole genome shotgun sequence genome. Coding sequences within it:
- the LOC120328521 gene encoding O(6)-methylguanine-induced apoptosis 2-like isoform X3 → MTSHGIAAASASIPSKYQTIVTDNSDKKGFNSRAKRFSSDYYVTDAPGPGNYQCRHDAIEKFSTSFSKKGTGTFASKTRHRTLQHMDATPGAGSYEVPSYLLSRKDFNKANSSSFHLPIAIKKDNMLISRSDAPAPNVYTIKDYSSAKNTAIAAEAAFKSRTKRQSIQTGNTRIPSPSHYNVQDTILKPGTKAPVSCFRSTTQRNLNEHISKVPGPGTYKPFQSVTPPDKLILPRKHYLCISAPAMPLPAPVENPGPGAYELVDYEGPPKHYMSSSAFVSNTSRWSFGQLQTKENPGPATYRPERVGKQSFIYNANNRWIPL
- the LOC120328521 gene encoding O(6)-methylguanine-induced apoptosis 2-like isoform X1 — encoded protein: MASDSIQPTIESARRIHSHISGKLHKGHGIAAASASIPSKYQTIVTDNSDKKGFNSRAKRFSSDYYVTDAPGPGNYQCRHDAIEKFSTSFSKKGTGTFASKTRHRTLQHMDATPGAGSYEVPSYLLSRKDFNKANSSSFHLPIAIKKDNMLISRSDAPAPNVYTIKDYSSAKNTAIAAEAAFKSRTKRQSIQTGNTRIPSPSHYNVQDTILKPGTKAPVSCFRSTTQRNLNEHISKVPGPGTYKPFQSVTPPDKLILPRKHYLCISAPAMPLPAPVENPGPGAYELVDYEGPPKHYMSSSAFVSNTSRWSFGQLQTKENPGPATYRPERVGKQSFIYNANNRWIPL
- the LOC120328521 gene encoding O(6)-methylguanine-induced apoptosis 2-like isoform X2; the encoded protein is MCHKHCKNLSICHGIAAASASIPSKYQTIVTDNSDKKGFNSRAKRFSSDYYVTDAPGPGNYQCRHDAIEKFSTSFSKKGTGTFASKTRHRTLQHMDATPGAGSYEVPSYLLSRKDFNKANSSSFHLPIAIKKDNMLISRSDAPAPNVYTIKDYSSAKNTAIAAEAAFKSRTKRQSIQTGNTRIPSPSHYNVQDTILKPGTKAPVSCFRSTTQRNLNEHISKVPGPGTYKPFQSVTPPDKLILPRKHYLCISAPAMPLPAPVENPGPGAYELVDYEGPPKHYMSSSAFVSNTSRWSFGQLQTKENPGPATYRPERVGKQSFIYNANNRWIPL
- the LOC120328006 gene encoding F-actin-capping protein subunit beta-like, which produces MTEQQLDCALDLMRRLPPQQVEKNLSDLIDLVPELCEDLLSSVDQPLKIARDKHSGKDYLLCDYNRDGDSYRSPWSNKYDPPIEDGAEPSDRLRKLEVEANSAFDSYREMYYEGGVSSVYLWDLDHGFAGAVLIKKAGDNTKKVKGCWDSLHIVEVLDKSGGRNAHYKLTSTVMLWLQTTKSASGTMNLGGSLTRQVEKDCPVNESNPHIVNIGRLVEDMENKIRNTLSSIYFDKTRDIVNSLRSSQPLSDQKNQIEMVKELGSKLSQKSGGE